One stretch of Sediminispirochaeta bajacaliforniensis DSM 16054 DNA includes these proteins:
- the fusA gene encoding elongation factor G yields the protein MSYDITKMRNIGISAHIDSGKTTLTERILYYCKRIHAIHEVRGKDGVGATMDSMELERERGITIASAATHVEWKGHPINIIDTPGHVDFTIEVERALRVLDGAILVLCSVGGVQSQSITVDRQMKRYNVPRIAFINKCDRTGANPYKVKKQLVEKLGHNAVLMQIPIGLEDKLEGVVDLVTMKALYFEGPSGDDMVERDIPDELKAEAEEKREEMLDAVSMFSDDLMEAIMEEKVTEELIRDAIRRGTLSLELTPVFMGSAYKNKGVQPLLNAVLAYLPNPTEVNNIALDLDHDEAEILLKAGDDLPTVALAFKLEDGQYGQLTYIRIYQGSIKKGDELYNIRSRKKFKVGRLIKMHADHMEDINDAHSGEIAALFGIDCASGDTFTGDGNNWSMTSMFVPEPVISLAITPKDKKAADNMAKALNRFTKEDPTFQTYVDPESNQTIIKGMGELHLDVYIERMKREYGAEVETGMPQVAYRETISQRADFNYTHKKQTGGSGQYGRVAGFVEPLAEGNYEFVNEIKGGSIPTEYIPAVDKGFKSALTKGSLIGFPVVGVRVTINDGQSHSVDSSDMAFQAAAIGAFREVYHKAKPVIMEPIMKVSVEGPTEFQGNIFASINQRRGMIVASVEEGLFCQVEAEVPLSEMFGYSTTLRSLTQGKAEFTMEFLKYGKVPQSISDELIKAYEEKRKKEAGK from the coding sequence ATGAGCTATGACATCACCAAGATGAGGAATATCGGTATCAGTGCGCATATCGATTCCGGAAAGACCACCCTGACCGAACGTATCCTCTACTACTGCAAGCGAATACACGCAATCCACGAGGTACGCGGAAAGGATGGTGTCGGAGCGACCATGGACTCCATGGAGCTCGAACGAGAACGGGGAATTACCATTGCGTCTGCGGCTACGCATGTTGAATGGAAAGGCCATCCGATCAACATTATCGATACTCCGGGACACGTAGACTTCACTATTGAGGTAGAACGGGCCCTGCGGGTGCTTGACGGGGCTATTTTGGTACTCTGCTCCGTCGGAGGTGTCCAGTCTCAGTCCATCACCGTTGACCGCCAGATGAAGCGTTACAATGTTCCTCGGATCGCCTTTATCAATAAGTGCGACCGTACCGGTGCAAATCCCTACAAGGTAAAAAAACAGCTTGTTGAAAAGCTTGGCCACAACGCCGTTTTGATGCAGATTCCCATCGGACTGGAAGACAAGCTCGAGGGAGTTGTGGACCTTGTGACCATGAAGGCTCTCTACTTCGAAGGCCCTTCCGGGGATGATATGGTCGAACGGGATATTCCCGACGAACTGAAGGCCGAGGCCGAGGAGAAGCGGGAAGAGATGCTCGATGCGGTTTCCATGTTCAGCGATGATCTGATGGAAGCGATCATGGAAGAGAAGGTAACCGAAGAGCTGATTCGGGATGCAATCAGAAGGGGAACCCTTAGCCTCGAGCTCACTCCCGTGTTTATGGGATCGGCCTATAAGAACAAGGGTGTACAGCCCCTGCTCAATGCGGTACTTGCCTACCTGCCGAATCCCACCGAGGTAAACAACATCGCTCTTGATCTTGACCATGATGAGGCTGAAATCCTTTTGAAAGCGGGGGATGATCTGCCTACCGTTGCTCTTGCATTCAAGCTTGAGGACGGTCAGTACGGTCAGCTTACCTATATCCGTATCTACCAGGGAAGCATCAAGAAGGGTGACGAGCTTTACAATATCCGAAGCCGAAAGAAGTTCAAGGTTGGTCGTCTGATTAAGATGCATGCCGATCATATGGAAGATATTAACGATGCTCATTCCGGTGAGATTGCCGCTCTTTTCGGTATCGATTGTGCCAGCGGTGATACCTTTACCGGGGACGGCAATAACTGGTCTATGACCAGTATGTTCGTTCCTGAGCCTGTTATCAGCCTCGCCATTACGCCAAAAGATAAAAAAGCCGCCGACAACATGGCAAAGGCCCTCAACCGATTTACCAAGGAAGATCCTACCTTCCAAACCTATGTTGATCCCGAATCCAATCAGACCATCATCAAGGGAATGGGAGAGCTTCACCTCGATGTCTATATCGAACGAATGAAGCGTGAGTATGGTGCCGAAGTTGAGACTGGTATGCCCCAGGTCGCTTATCGTGAGACAATCAGCCAGCGGGCCGATTTCAACTATACGCACAAAAAGCAGACCGGTGGTTCCGGTCAGTACGGTCGTGTTGCAGGTTTTGTCGAACCCTTGGCAGAGGGTAACTACGAGTTTGTCAACGAAATCAAGGGTGGATCCATTCCGACCGAGTACATTCCTGCCGTTGATAAGGGATTCAAGTCCGCATTGACCAAAGGAAGCCTCATCGGTTTCCCTGTCGTAGGAGTTCGGGTAACGATAAACGATGGTCAGAGCCATTCCGTCGACTCTTCCGATATGGCCTTCCAGGCTGCGGCCATCGGTGCTTTCCGTGAGGTATACCACAAGGCAAAGCCGGTTATCATGGAGCCGATCATGAAGGTCAGTGTGGAGGGACCCACCGAATTTCAGGGGAATATCTTCGCCAGTATCAACCAGCGTCGCGGTATGATTGTTGCTTCTGTAGAGGAGGGCCTTTTCTGTCAGGTTGAAGCCGAAGTCCCCTTAAGTGAGATGTTCGGGTATTCGACGACCCTTCGTTCTTTGACCCAGGGTAAGGCCGAGTTTACCATGGAATTCCTCAAATACGGAAAGGTTCCTCAGAGTATCTCCGACGAACTGATTAAGGCGTACGAGGAAAAGCGGAAAAAAGAGGCCGGAAAATAG
- a CDS encoding DUF72 domain-containing protein, whose translation MHYIGTSGYSYSDWIGPFYPKGIKSGDFLSWYARFFSFTEINFTYYRMPEENIFASMLASVPKGFLFSVKAHASLTHQRTKEWKDHCKQFQTALAPLVQADALAGVLLQFPFSFHYTPENRIYLDALLGELYTTPCFVEFRNTDWQIERVFEGLKRRNCGLVVTDAPQLRGTPRYCPEITNQDAYFRFHGRNSVTWWTGDNATRYDYRYSEKELFLLAEGVLAAEKKARNVFTAFNNHKDGQAPDNAEKFQEILHGTSQGKKSEPVP comes from the coding sequence ATGCATTACATTGGAACAAGCGGTTATTCATACTCAGACTGGATCGGACCCTTCTATCCCAAAGGGATAAAATCCGGCGACTTTCTTTCCTGGTATGCCCGATTCTTTTCCTTTACCGAGATCAACTTCACCTACTATCGAATGCCGGAGGAAAACATCTTTGCCTCGATGCTTGCTTCGGTCCCGAAAGGCTTTCTCTTTAGTGTAAAGGCCCATGCATCGCTGACTCATCAAAGGACGAAAGAGTGGAAAGATCATTGCAAACAATTTCAAACGGCCCTCGCCCCCCTGGTACAAGCCGATGCCCTTGCCGGAGTATTGCTCCAGTTCCCTTTTAGCTTCCACTACACTCCTGAAAATCGTATTTATCTCGATGCTCTCCTGGGAGAACTATACACCACTCCCTGTTTTGTCGAGTTTCGCAATACCGACTGGCAGATCGAAAGGGTCTTTGAGGGGCTCAAACGGCGCAACTGCGGGCTGGTCGTTACCGACGCCCCACAGTTACGTGGGACTCCCCGATATTGCCCGGAAATCACTAACCAAGATGCTTATTTTCGCTTTCATGGACGAAATAGTGTAACATGGTGGACAGGAGACAACGCCACCCGGTATGATTATCGCTATTCGGAAAAAGAACTTTTCCTGCTTGCGGAGGGGGTATTGGCGGCAGAAAAAAAGGCTCGAAACGTTTTTACCGCCTTCAACAACCATAAAGATGGGCAGGCACCTGACAATGCCGAAAAGTTTCAGGAGATACTACATGGAACATCCCAGGGAAAAAAGAGCGAACCGGTCCCGTAA